A portion of the Acidisarcina polymorpha genome contains these proteins:
- a CDS encoding response regulator has translation MPNKVLIVDDSRAMRCILAKIIAGLGFEVLQAGDGLQALAILGHEHSQVRLVLSDWNMPTMDGLAFVKAVRADQRFAALPIVMVTTETHIEQMIVALSAGANEYIMKPFTTEMVEDKLRMLQVVR, from the coding sequence ATGCCAAATAAAGTGCTGATAGTCGATGACTCGCGCGCGATGCGATGCATCTTGGCCAAAATTATTGCGGGGCTGGGCTTCGAGGTCTTGCAGGCAGGCGACGGTCTTCAGGCCCTCGCCATCCTGGGGCACGAGCACTCGCAGGTGAGGCTGGTGTTGTCGGATTGGAATATGCCCACTATGGATGGCCTGGCTTTCGTGAAGGCAGTGCGAGCCGACCAGCGGTTTGCTGCGCTGCCGATCGTTATGGTGACCACGGAGACCCATATCGAGCAAATGATTGTTGCCCTGAGCGCAGGGGCCAACGAGTACATCATGAAGCCGTTTACGACCGAGATGGTTGAAGACAAGCTCCGCATGCTTCAAGTGGTGAGGTAG